A region from the Silene latifolia isolate original U9 population chromosome 7, ASM4854445v1, whole genome shotgun sequence genome encodes:
- the LOC141592580 gene encoding protein HEAT STRESS TOLERANT DWD 1-like: MPQSPHICATWGDTGFVQIWDFSKHLNFLAESETTAGAKEPTIFKQAPLSIFKHKDEGYAIDWSPLVPGRLVSGDCQNSIYLWEPESGTKWNVDKKPFVGHAASVEDLQWSPTEANVFASASVDKNIAIWDTRLGKSAAASFKAHDADVNVLSWNRLASCMLASGSDDGSFSIRDLRMIKGQKDIKELHWHVQIPGMIISTAADGFNVFMPSNIETSLPAANGP; this comes from the exons ATGCCTCAAAGTCCCCATATTTGTGCGACTTGGGGAGATACTGGCTTTGTGCAG ATTTGGGACTTCAGTAAACATCTCAATTTCTTGGCAGAGTCGGAAACTACTGCTGGTGCTAAGGAACCTACCATATTTAAGCAGGCCCCATTAAGCATTTTCAAACATAAAGATGAAGGCTATGCTATAGATTGGAGTCCCCTTGTTCCAGGAAGACTTGTGTCTG GTGACTGCCAAAATTCTATTTATCTTTGGGAACCTGAATCTGGAACCAAATGGAATGTTGATAAGAAGCCTTTTGTTGGTCATGCTGCAAGTGTGGAAGATCTTCAG TGGAGCCCTACAGAGGCAAATGTATTTGCGTCTGCTTCCGTGGATAAGAACATTGCTATATGGGACACTCGTCTAGGGAAGTCTGCCGCAGCATCATTCAAAGCTCACGATGCAGATGTAAATGTACTCTCATGGAACAG GTTAGCTAGCTGTATGTTGGCATCTGGAAGTGATGATGGGTCATTCTCAATCCGTGATCTCAGAATGATCAAG GGCCAAAAGGACATAAAGGAGCTTCATTGGCATGTCCAGATTCCTGGGATGATCATATCGACTGCTGCTGATGGGTTTAACGTCTTCATGCCCTCAAATATAGAGACCTCACTTCCGGCAGCAAACGGTCCTTGA